A single Candoia aspera isolate rCanAsp1 chromosome 7, rCanAsp1.hap2, whole genome shotgun sequence DNA region contains:
- the WASL gene encoding actin nucleation-promoting factor WASL, with the protein MNNSQQQPPPPRRVSNVGSLLLTPQENESLFGFLGKKCVTMCSAVVQIYAAERNAMWSKKCCGVACLVKDNPQRSYFIRIYDIKDGKQLWEQELYNNFVYNSPRTYFHTLAGDACQVGLNFANEEEAKKFQKTITDLLGRRQRKSEKRRDLPNGPSLPMATVDIKNPEITTNRFYGSQVNNISYTKEKKKGKAKKKRLTKADIGTPSNFQHIGHVGWDPNTGFDVNNLDPELKNLFDMCGISEAQLKDKETSKVIYDFIEKTGGVEAVKNELRRQAPPPPPPSRGGPPPPPPPPPHSSGPPPPPARGRGAPPPPPSRAPIAAPPPPPPSRSGTVVPPPPPNRIYPPPPPVHSSAPSAPPPPPPPPSGGSCGPPPPPPPPPPPGPPPPPGLPVEVDHQLPAPSANKAALLDQIREGAQLKKVEQNSRPVSCTGRDALLDQIRQGIQLKSVSDGQETVPPTPAPTSGIVGALMEVMQKRSKAIHSSDEDEDEDDEEDFEDDDEWDD; encoded by the exons acAATGTGCTCTGCAGTTGTTCAGATTTACGCGGCGGAACGCAATGCTATGTGGTCAAAGAAATGCTGTGGTGTAGCTTGCCTTGTAAAAGACAATCCACAAAGGTCTTATTTTATCAGAATATATGATATCAAG GACGGAAAACAATTGTGGGAACAAGAATTATATAATAACTTTGTATATAATAGTCCTAGAACATATTTTCATACCTTGGCTGGAGAT GCATGTCAGGTGGGTCTTAATTTTGCTAATGAAGAAGAAGCTAAAAAATTCCAAAAGACAATAACAGACCTACTTGGACGACGGCAGAGAAAATCTG AGAAAAGGAGAGATCTACCAAATG GTCCAAGTCTGCCAATGGCAACTGTTGACATcaaaaatccagaaatcaccactAACAGATTTTATGGTTCACAAGTCAACAATATCTCCTAtaccaaagagaagaaaaaaggaaaagcaaaaaagaaaagattgacAAAGGCAGATATTGGAACTCCAAGCAACTTCCA acacattggccatgttggctgggaccCAAACACAGGTTTTGAT GTTAACAATCTGGATCCAGAACTGAAAAACCTATTCGATATGTGTGGAATTTCAGAGGCTCAGCTCAAAGACAAAGAAACCTCCAAGGTtatatatgattttattgaaaaaaCAGGAGGAGTAGAAGCAGTTAAAAATGAATTGCGTAGACAAG ctccaccaccacctccaccgTCTAGGGGcggtccacctcctcctcctccaccaccaccacatagctcaggcccccctcctcctcctgctagGGGAAGAGGAGCCCCTCCCCCACCTCCTTCAAGAGCTCCAAtagcagcaccccctcccccacctccttCTAGATCTGGGACTGTAGTGCCACCACCTCCACCAAATAGGATatatcctcctcctccaccagttCATTCTTCCGCACCCTCTGCcccacctcctccccctccaccacCATCAGGTGGTTCTTGTggccctccaccaccaccccctccccctccccctcctggtcctcctcctccacctggtCTTCCAGTAGAGGTTGACCATCAGCTTCCAGCTCCTTCAGCAAATAAAGCAGCGCTTTTAGATCAAATCAGAGAAGGTGCCCAATTAAAAAAAGTAGAACAAAACAGTCGTCCAGTCTCCTGTACCGGAAGAGATGCACTACTTGATCAGATACGACAGGGTATACAGCTGAAGTCT GTATCTGATGGCCAAGAGACTGTACCACCTACACCTGCACCTACCTCAGGTATTGTGGGTGCACTAATGGAAGTTATGCAGAAAAGGAGCAAAGCCATTCATTCTTCAG ATGAAGATgaggatgaagatgatgaagaagaCTTTGAAGATGATGATGAGTGGGATGACTGA